In one window of Nakamurella sp. PAMC28650 DNA:
- a CDS encoding DUF3427 domain-containing protein — translation MDEGLYESLLTARSAGELASVRDLVTEIRNVDQAEQPEVLARHLRDAVARRLSATSSEPLRVDLVNRLLSILEMPDDVLGDDVRQLMSLSRPASPGVIASSTSRPSTPLSGAALLTNAHGEPSLGSELRAELTTADRVDLLCAFVKWHGIRVIAAELQQLKERGIPFRVITTTYIGATERKALDRLVNEYGAKVKISYDRLNTRLHAKAWLFVRKSGFDTAYVGSSNLSQQALLEGLEWNVRLSRIATPTLMEKFQATFETYWADEHFETYDPVRDRDRLDDALTEASGRSTSDHATIVLSGLEVRPYPYQSEMLEALDVERIVHGRHRNLIVAATGTGKTVVAALDYRHLSEATTSTRPSLLFVAHRQEILQQARQMYREVLGDGAFGELYVDGYRPERWRHVFASVQSLSSYGAANIPADAFDIVVIDEFHHAQAITYRRLLDHLKPQQLLGMTATPERTDGMDVRSFFGGRAAYELRLWDALDQGLLCPFQYFGIADGTDLSKIQWTRGRYDQTALAGVYTGNDARARIILKEVIDKVVDLEEMRGLGFCVSVAHADYMAVAFRTAGISALAVTGDTPSAERQRALADLREGRLKILFTADLFNEGVDLPLINTVLFLRPTESATIFLQQLGRGLRRAANKTVLTVLDFVGQQNQKFRFDLRYRALTGSTRKGLERDIVRGFPFLPSGSQIVLDREVQSAILTNLKAQIGGRWTSIVTELRAQGDTSLGQFLTESGLELADVAKSGRSWTRLRREAGLPTRDGGGAEDSLLRLVRAVAHVDDAERAAAYRSLLSDSAPTYGQMSSRKQAFARMLFFLLFPDAGGFSSFEAGFAALAREPAAREEFAELISLSLDQSRHLPSPLAGRLYDSPLQVHARYQREEILSALGHATLQRLPSYFREGVMRSDELDLDAFFVTLRKTETDYSPTTMYQDYAISPTLFHWESQSTTTAASKTGQRYLNQRSTGSEILIFSRAAKLDALGTMAYTFLGAADYVSHTGDRPIGITWQLRRPMPADLFTQARVAG, via the coding sequence ATGGACGAGGGACTGTACGAAAGCCTGCTGACCGCACGGTCGGCTGGTGAGCTGGCGTCAGTGCGGGACCTCGTGACCGAGATCCGCAATGTGGACCAGGCCGAGCAACCCGAGGTGCTGGCCCGACACCTGCGCGATGCGGTCGCTCGCCGACTGAGTGCCACCTCGTCAGAGCCGCTCCGTGTCGACCTGGTCAATCGTCTGCTGTCGATCCTTGAGATGCCCGATGACGTCCTGGGCGACGATGTCCGTCAACTGATGTCGCTGTCCCGGCCGGCCTCGCCGGGCGTGATCGCAAGCTCCACCTCGAGGCCGAGCACGCCCCTGTCGGGCGCCGCGTTGCTGACCAACGCCCACGGCGAGCCGTCACTTGGATCCGAGCTGAGAGCCGAGTTGACCACCGCCGACCGGGTCGACCTGCTGTGTGCGTTCGTCAAGTGGCACGGGATCCGAGTGATCGCCGCCGAGCTGCAGCAGCTGAAGGAACGAGGCATTCCGTTCCGGGTCATCACCACCACCTACATCGGCGCCACCGAACGCAAGGCTCTCGACCGCCTGGTGAACGAATACGGTGCCAAGGTCAAGATCTCCTACGACCGGCTGAACACCCGCCTGCACGCTAAGGCCTGGCTGTTCGTCCGGAAGTCCGGTTTCGACACGGCCTATGTCGGATCCTCGAATCTGTCCCAGCAGGCCCTACTCGAAGGGCTCGAATGGAACGTTCGGCTCTCCCGGATCGCGACGCCGACGTTGATGGAGAAGTTCCAGGCGACCTTCGAGACCTACTGGGCTGACGAGCATTTCGAGACCTACGACCCGGTGCGGGATCGCGATCGGCTCGATGACGCCCTGACCGAAGCATCCGGTCGATCTACCTCGGACCATGCCACCATCGTCTTGTCCGGTCTCGAAGTCCGTCCCTACCCCTACCAGTCGGAGATGCTGGAGGCGCTGGATGTCGAACGGATCGTGCACGGCCGGCATCGGAACTTGATCGTGGCGGCCACCGGCACGGGGAAGACCGTCGTCGCTGCCCTGGACTACCGCCACCTCAGCGAGGCCACTACGAGCACTCGTCCCTCGCTGCTATTCGTGGCGCATCGTCAGGAGATTCTCCAACAGGCCCGTCAGATGTACCGAGAAGTGCTGGGGGACGGCGCTTTCGGTGAGCTTTACGTCGACGGATACCGCCCCGAACGCTGGCGCCACGTGTTCGCCTCGGTCCAGTCGCTCAGCTCCTACGGCGCGGCCAACATCCCGGCCGACGCCTTCGACATCGTGGTCATCGACGAGTTCCATCACGCTCAGGCCATCACCTACCGACGACTGCTCGACCACCTCAAGCCGCAGCAACTGCTGGGCATGACGGCGACACCGGAACGAACCGACGGAATGGACGTGCGGTCGTTCTTCGGTGGCCGGGCGGCCTACGAGCTGAGGTTGTGGGACGCGCTGGACCAGGGCCTGCTCTGCCCATTCCAGTACTTCGGCATCGCGGACGGGACTGATCTCTCCAAGATCCAGTGGACCCGCGGGCGGTACGACCAGACCGCACTGGCCGGCGTCTACACCGGGAATGACGCCCGCGCGCGGATCATCCTGAAGGAAGTTATCGACAAGGTCGTCGACCTGGAAGAGATGCGCGGGCTTGGCTTCTGTGTCTCCGTCGCTCACGCCGACTACATGGCGGTAGCCTTCCGCACCGCAGGGATCTCGGCTCTGGCGGTCACCGGCGACACTCCGAGCGCCGAACGGCAGCGCGCGCTTGCGGACCTCCGCGAAGGCCGGCTGAAGATCCTGTTCACGGCGGACCTCTTCAACGAGGGCGTCGATCTCCCGCTCATCAACACCGTGCTCTTCCTGCGGCCCACCGAGAGCGCGACGATCTTCCTCCAGCAACTCGGACGCGGGTTGCGCAGGGCAGCCAACAAGACGGTCCTGACGGTGCTGGACTTCGTCGGCCAGCAGAACCAGAAGTTCCGATTCGACCTTCGTTACCGGGCGCTCACCGGCAGCACCCGCAAGGGCCTGGAACGGGACATCGTCCGTGGTTTTCCGTTCCTGCCGTCCGGTTCGCAGATTGTGTTGGATCGGGAGGTCCAGAGCGCGATCCTGACCAACCTGAAGGCCCAGATCGGCGGCCGCTGGACCTCGATCGTCACGGAACTTCGCGCTCAGGGCGATACCTCGCTCGGTCAGTTCCTTACGGAGTCGGGCCTCGAGCTCGCTGACGTCGCCAAGTCTGGTCGGAGTTGGACGCGGCTCCGCCGGGAGGCCGGTTTACCAACGAGGGACGGCGGCGGTGCCGAGGATTCGCTGCTGCGACTGGTTCGGGCCGTTGCCCACGTCGACGACGCCGAACGGGCTGCTGCCTACCGCTCTCTTCTGTCGGACAGTGCTCCTACCTACGGGCAGATGAGTTCCCGCAAGCAAGCTTTCGCCCGCATGCTGTTCTTCCTGCTGTTCCCGGACGCCGGTGGGTTTTCGTCATTCGAAGCTGGGTTCGCTGCCCTGGCCCGCGAGCCAGCAGCTCGGGAGGAGTTTGCCGAGCTGATCTCATTGAGCCTGGATCAGTCACGGCACCTGCCTTCACCGCTCGCCGGAAGGCTGTACGACTCACCGCTGCAGGTGCACGCCCGCTACCAGCGCGAGGAGATCCTGTCCGCGCTCGGGCATGCGACGCTGCAGCGCCTCCCTTCCTACTTCCGGGAGGGCGTGATGCGCAGCGACGAACTGGATCTCGACGCGTTCTTCGTGACCCTTCGCAAGACCGAGACCGACTACTCCCCGACCACGATGTATCAGGACTACGCCATCTCCCCGACGCTCTTCCACTGGGAGAGCCAGTCCACCACGACGGCCGCGTCCAAGACCGGCCAGCGTTACCTGAACCAGCGCTCGACCGGCTCCGAGATTCTGATCTTCAGCCGCGCCGCGAAGCTGGATGCGCTGGGCACCATGGCGTACACGTTCCTCGGCGCCGCCGACTACGTCAGCCACACCGGCGACCGCCCCATCGGCATCACCTGGCAACTCCGACGGCCCATGCCGGCGGACCTCTTCACACAGGCCAGGGTGGCGGGCTGA